From the Quercus lobata isolate SW786 chromosome 6, ValleyOak3.0 Primary Assembly, whole genome shotgun sequence genome, one window contains:
- the LOC115950116 gene encoding monooxygenase 2-like: MVLTVETSDYLRERETEMEEHDVVIVGAGIAGLATAIALKRVGVKALVLEKSEGLRATGAAIGLHSNAWLALEALGVPHKLTTTTYPPLRKGNVKNIDTGATQQITFPQPDKHGHETRPIHRKALLEALAKELPVDTIRFSSKLESIANLQAEEGSSYAIIHMENGVSIKAKALIGCDGVHSVVARWLGLTTPVNSGRWAVRGLAIFPEGHGLDVDFQQFVTIGKKAGFAALNDKEVYWFLLGKSSKGEDIPHDPEMIKKEVISNFAKNFPTSYLRVVQHSDLSTVTWAPLLFRFPWDVILGNLSKGNITVAGDAMHPMTPDLGQGGCSALEDAVVLGRHIGNLIIKNKKLVAGDQVAEALERYVKERKWRVAKLIVGSYLAGWVQQDGSGWFMKFLRDSIFYRHFSRLISNDKQYDCGKLPCVS, encoded by the exons ATGGTGCTGACAGTTGAAACATCAG attatttgagagagagagagacagagatggAGGAGCATGATGTGGTGATAGTAGGGGCAGGTATAGCGGGTTTGGCAACAGCAATAGCCTTGAAGAGAGTAGGGGTTAAAGCATTGGTGTTGGAGAAATCAGAAGGGCTAAGAGCCACAGGTGCAGCCATAGGTCTTCACTCAAATGCTTGGCTTGCCCTTGAAGCCCTCGGTGTACCTCACAAGCTCACCACCACTACTTATCCCCCTTTGAGAAA gggAAACGTAAAAAATATTGATACTGGAGCAACTCAACAAATCACTTTCCCCCAACCTGATAA GCATGGACATGAAACTAGACCAATACATCGTAAAGCTTTATTGGAAGCTCTGGCAAAAGAATTGCCAGTGGACACCATCCGTTTCTCTTCCAAGCTTGAGTCCATTGCAAACCTGCAGGCAGAAGAAGGCTCATCCTATGCTATCATTCACATGGAAAATGGAGTTAGCATCAAAGCAAAG GCTCTGATAGGGTGTGATGGGGTTCACTCTGTGGTGGCCCGTTGGTTAGGACTGACCACGCCTGTCAATTCAGGCCGATGGGCCGTGCGTGGGTTGGCCATATTTCCTGAAGGCCATGGGCTAGACGTTGACTTCCAACAATTTGTAACTATTGGCAAAAAGGCTGGCTTTGCTGCCCTCAATGATAAAGAGGTCTACTGGTTTCTCTTAGGCAAATCCTCAAAAG GTGAGGACATCCCACACGACCCTGAgatgataaaaaaagaagttattagTAACTTTGCCAAGAACTTCCCTACATCATACTTGAGAGTTGTCCAGCATTCAGATCTTTCAACAGTGACTTGGGCTCCCCTGTTGTTTAGATTTCCATGGGACGTAATACTTGGAAACCTGAGCAAAGGGAATATCACAGTGGCTGGTGATGCTATGCATCCAATGACACCTGACCTAGGACAAGGTGGTTGCTCAGCATTGGAAGATGCTGTTGTTTTAGGAAGACACATTGGGAACTTAATCATCAAGAACAAAAAGCTTGTGGCAGGAGATCAAGTTGCTGAAGCCTTAGAAAGATATGTTAAGGAAAGGAAGTGGCGTGTTGCTAAGTTGATCGTGGGCTCGTATCTAGCGGGCTGGGTGCAACAAGATGGGTCTGGATGGTTTATGAAGTTCTTAAGGGATTCAATATTCTATAGGCATTTTTCTAGATTGATATCTAATGATAAGCAGTATGATTGTGGGAAGTTGCCTTGTGTTTCATGA
- the LOC115950756 gene encoding uncharacterized protein LOC115950756: MLALRWGQNGRRRRVGTRPFRFEAMWLRDPRCEEVVREAWEYGLCTAIGHPLKNCISECHAQLTQWNKQEFDHVGRQIKLLKNRLQVLEAFPENNMDNIRQVRLALNSWLDTEEVMWKQRSRNRYLKEGDKNTSFFHTKASNRKQRNWIQGLEDDNGVWQEGLDDIEHVATQYFSSLFTSSRPGEMTELLNAVTPSVTEEMNQLLARDFQASEIAQAIKQMHPHTAPGPDGLPPLFYQRATLEECNELQRIFTLYEAASGQQLNKAKTALFFSKNTPRALQEEIKTRFGAQVIRQHEKYLGLPSLVGRSKKNTFNDLKDKLGKKLSGWKEKLLSNAGKEILIKSVAQAIHSYTMSCFKLPDSLCDELAGMVRKFWWGQNNGVDKMAWLSWEKMCTPKECGGMGFRDLKAFNLALLAK; encoded by the exons ATGCTCGCTCTAAGGTGGGGTCAGAATGGGAGACGGAGGAGAGTTGGCACAAGACCTTTCAGGTTTGAAGCCATGTGGCTTCGTGACCCTCGGTGCGAGGAAGTAGTACGGGAGGCATGGGAGTATGGCTTATGTACTGCCATAGGCCATCCACTGAAAAACTGCATTTCCGAGTGCCATGCTCAACTCACTCAGTGGAATAAACAAGAGTTTGATCATGTTGGCCGCCAAATTAAGTTGCTGAAGAATAGACTACAGGTGCTTGAAGCTTTCCCAGAGAACAACATGGACAATATTCGACAAGTCAGACTAGCCCTTAACTCTTGGCTAGACACGGAAGAAGTAATGTGGAAGCAACGGTCTCGAAACAGGTACCTAAAGGAGGGAGATAAAAACACCAGCTTTTTCCATACAAAAGCTTCGAATAGAAAACAACGGAACTGGATTCAGGGATTGGAAGATGATAATGGCGTTTGGCAAGAGGGGTTGGATGATATTGAGCATGTTGCTACGCAGTATTTCTCCTCTTTGTTCACTTCTTCTCGGCCTGGTGAAATGACGGAGCTCCTTAATGCAGTTACTCCTTCAGTCACAGAAGAAATGAACCAACTCCTGGCAAGAGATTTCCAAGCTTCTGAGATAGCACAGGCAATTAAGCAAATGCACCCCCATACTGCGCCGGGACCTGATGGACTGCCCCCTCTATTTTACCAAAG AGCAACTCTAGAAGAGTGCAATGAGCTCCAACGTATATTCACTCTTTATGAGGCTGCCTCGGGTCAGCAGCTTAATAAGGCCAAGACCGCTCTATTTTTCAGCAAGAATACCCCACGTGCACTTCAGGAGGAGATCAAAACTAGATTTGGAGCCCAGGTCATCCGTcaacatgaaaaatatttgggtctCCCGTCCCTGGTAGGTAGATCCAAAAAGAATACTTTCAATGACCTTAAGGATAAGCTTGGAAAGAAACTTTCAGGTTGGAAAGAAAAGCTATTGTCGAATGCAGGAAAGgagattttaataaaatcagtGGCCCAAGCTATACACTCATATACCATGAGTTGCTTTAAATTACCGGATTCACTATGCGATGAGCTAGCAGGGATGGTcaggaaattttggtggggacaaaatAATGGTGTAGACAAGATGGCTTGGCTTAGTTGGGAGAAAATGTGCACACCGAAGGAATGTGGTGGGATGGGATTCAGGGATCTGAAGGCATTCAATTTGGCCTTGCTTGCCAAGTAA